In Eleutherodactylus coqui strain aEleCoq1 chromosome 4, aEleCoq1.hap1, whole genome shotgun sequence, the following are encoded in one genomic region:
- the COX5B gene encoding cytochrome c oxidase subunit 5B, mitochondrial produces the protein MASWRYLQLLGRAVSRAAAYQQTVYLRPCVRAMSGGGIPTNEEQATGVEKKILDALKKGEDPFNMLAPKWYPGTKEEPNIVPSVPPYRLVACLCTEDETQPNWFWIHEGGLHRCPECGTHFKLQRYTLPE, from the exons ATGGCGTCCTGGCGGTACCTCCAGCTTCTCGGCCGCGCTGTCTCCCGGGCCGCAGCTTATCAACAGACCGTGTACCTCCGGCCATGCGTCAGAGCCATGAGCGGCGGGG GTATCCCCACTaatgaagagcaggccactggtgttGAAAAGAAAATCTTGGATGCTTTAAAGAAGGGAGAG GACCCTTTTAACATGTTGGCACCCAAGTGGTATCCAGGAACCAAAGAGGAGCCAAACATTGTGCCCTCAGTCCCCCCGTACAGACTTGTGGCCTGTCTAT GTACTGAAGATGAAACTCAGCCCAATTGGTTCTGGATCCACGAGGGAGGATTACACCGCTGTCCAGAGTGTGGCACGCACTTCAAGCTTCAGCGTTACACGCTTCCAGAGTGA
- the LOC136626003 gene encoding uncharacterized protein, translating to MIREELQASMASLPQAQPGPSRVPKRPRQTESASSISGESLELLSEGELEDPPVPIEDEKKYYFSSNDIAHLIKAVRETMQIEEDNPPRTIQDEMFGGLRSRRKIMFPVNQTLQQVIIDEWQEPEKRITVPKEIRNRLAFATEDVRLYRETPKVDIQIAKVAKKTLLPFEDTSQLSDPMDKKIDGLMKKAWEATSLTIEANIASTSVARSMALWLNRLEASIKDRAPREELASCLPLLKMATAFLADASAETVRYGAKTGVLSNSARRALWLKTWAADITSKNKLCAIPFQGEYMFGPVLDKILEKVGDKSKTLPDRQPFRKPSFPKRMRQPPPEVKGKGKTGRWSYPKGGRGGNATPAPATTGNRDTPLGGIQRAVPLSDPLKRVHKRRCRLPEQTEHPSRRMGTESASLRPTNLPVGRTADRPVRHEEKFKVPGLLLAEPQRQSTRGRRPVPKLGHGPSLRLSSLPTDPPHPQENPNQPGVSHTSCPYVGQKALVSPAKSLGDPGSIPTTSRRRSSPPGPTNIPRGREIEASSMDAESMILRGKGLSHNVITTLTKSRKPITIAIYDRIWKKFTEFCKIEPGKIPGIDIPVILEFLQAGLEKGLSPRTLKVHTAALGSYLDFPLAEHRWVRRFLKGAERLRPFVRETFPTWDLNIVLTSFCQSPFEPLSQLSLRLLTLKVTLLVAITSARRIGELQALQCIEPYMVIQDDRITFKLDPAFLPKVVSKFHREQTITLPSFCQNPRNEKERIS from the exons atgataagggaagagctgcaggcttccatggcgtcccttccccaggcccagccaggtccgtcacgggtccctaaaagacctagacagaccgagtcggcgagttcgatctccggtgaatcgctggagctcctatccgaaggggaattagaggacccaccggttcccatagaagacgagaagaaatattacttctcatcaaacgacattgcgcacctcatcaaggcggtgagggaaacaatgcaaattgaggaagataacccgccgagaacaatccaggatgagatgtttggcggcctccgatctagaagaaagatcatgttcccagtcaaccagacgctgcagcaagtgatcatagatgaatggcaggaaccggaaaaaaggatcactgttccaaaagagatccgaaaccggctcgcattcgctaccgaggacgtccgcctgtacagggaaacccccaaggtggacatccagatcgcaaaagtggccaagaaaaccctcttgcccttcgaggacacctcccagctatccgatccgatggataaaaaaatcgacggattaatgaagaaagcctgggaggcaacatccctcaccatcgaggctaacatagcctcaacctcagtggctagatccatggcgctctggctaaacaggctagaagcctccataaaggatcgggcccccagagaggagttggccagctgtctccccctcttaaaaatggctaccgccttcctggctgacgcatcagcggaaacggtaagatacggggcaaaaaccggagtcctcagcaactcagcgagaagggcactatggctgaagacttgggccgcagacattacatccaaaaataagctctgcgccatccccttccaaggggaatatatgtttgggcccgtcctggacaaaatcctggaaaaagtcggcgacaagagtaaaaccctgcctgacagacaacctttcaggaaaccatccttcccgaagaggatgcgccagcctcctcccgaagttaaagggaaagggaagactggaagatggtcgtaccccaagggaggtcggg gggggaacgcgacacccgcacctgcaacgactggcaacagagatactccgctgggcggaatccaacgtgctgtccctctcagcgatccacttaaaagggtccacaaacgtcgctgccgacttcctgagcagacagagcatccatccaggagaatggggactgaatcagcgagtcttcgaccaactaatctgccagtggggagaaccgcagatagacctgttcgccacgaagagaaattcaaagtgccaggacttttactcgctgaaccccagagacaatccacgcggggtagacgccctgtcccaaagctgggacatggacctagcctacgcctttcctcccttcccactgatcccccgcaccctcaggaaaatccaaaccagccgggcgtcagtcatactagttgcccctatgtgggacaaaaggccctggtatcccctgctaaaagccttggcgatccagggtccattcctactaccagccgtagaagatcttctcctccagggcccactaacatacccaggggtcgagaaattgaagctagcagcatggatgctgaaagcatgatactgcgtgggaagggactctcccataatgtaattactaccctaacaaaaagccgtaaacctatcacgatagccatctacgataggatatggaaaaaattcacagagttctgtaaaatagagccagggaaaatcccaggaattgacattcccgtaatcctggaatttttgcaggcaggcctagaaaaaggccttagtcctagaacccttaaagtccatacagcagcactagggtcctatctagattttcccttggcagaacaccgttgggtgcgtaggtttctcaaaggggcagaacggcttcgaccctttgttagagaaacctttcctacctgggacctaaatatagtcttaactagcttttgccaatcccccttcgaacccctctcacaactctccttgaggctgctcacactaaaagttacccttttagttgccataacatcggctcggagaataggggaattgcaagcattacaatgtattgaaccatacatggtaatacaagacgacaggattaccttcaaactagacccagccttccttccgaaggtagtgtcaaaatttcatagggagcagacgatcactctgccctccttctgtcaaaatccccgtaacgagaaagagagaatttcataa